GAATCACCGGAGGCATCGCGGGCTGCATGAGGCCACCCACGAGCCGGTGCAGCAGCACCGAATCGGCCGCCGGCGTGAAGGCGCCGGTGAAGACGGCCGCGGAGTCGCTCCCGTTCTCGAGCACCAGGAAGACGGAGGCTTCGGACCGCGAGGCCGGCGCGGGGATCACGGCGTGGGTGACGGTGATGGAGCCCGCCGTGGCGGTGCCGCCGCGGGAGGGGTGGCACGCGACGAAGGCCAGCGCGGCCAGGAAGCTCGCTCCGGTGGATCGGGTCATGGCCCTGCCCTGATGACGGTGAGTCTGCAACCTAGCCGAGGCGGGCCGCGCTGGACAGCGAGCTGACCGCCTTCTGCGCCCTGCCGGTGTACATTAGCACGCTTCTTGCGCGAAGGCGTTCCGATCCGGACCGGTGATGGGCGAGGGCAAACGGAGGGAGGAGCCGTCATGATCGTAGGCGTTCCCAAGGAGAGTTTTCCCGGAGAGCGGCGAGTGGCCATCGTGCCCTCCGTTGTGCCTTCCCTCACCAAAGCGGGGTTCGAGGTCGCGATCGAGGCGGGCGCCGGTGTCAGCGCCGGCTATCTCGACAAGGACTACGCGGACAAGGGCGCCAGGATCCTGGGGAACCGCGCGGAGGTCTTCAAGACCGCCGACGTCGTGGTGCAGGTCCTCTGCTACGGCTCG
This is a stretch of genomic DNA from Gemmatimonadales bacterium. It encodes these proteins:
- a CDS encoding copper chaperone PCu(A)C encodes the protein MTRSTGASFLAALAFVACHPSRGGTATAGSITVTHAVIPAPASRSEASVFLVLENGSDSAAVFTGAFTPAADSVLLHRLVGGLMQPAMPPVIPAHGYLDFVPGGYHLMMEGLRRPLALGDTVTVNLRFDAARALTVRVPVLNYTQAVSELPLR